AATGTTTATTGTTTTTTGCAGCTGGTGGTGGAGGTGATGCTGCAACAGCTTCAATGCTTTCATTGGCTGCTAGAAGAGTTGGTTTAAAATCCTTTGTTGCTAGTGTTATTTGGGAGAGGTTTGTTGTTGATCCTGTTCCAGGTCCGATACCATTTGAGGAAATAGTTGGTGGTAAAATCATTGGCAACTTTTCTATGCTTGTCAATGGTTTTTCAAAGGCTTTTAGAGGTGGTAGAGAGGTTATTTTCCAAGCCGCTAAAACGTCTATGGTTCTTGGAGAGCCCATAGCTGTTGTTGATCTTGTGAAGGGTGTCTATGGTGTTATGAAGGGGTTGGAGGAGATAATGAGTTATTTTGGATGTGAAACTGTTGTTACTGTTGATGTTGGTGGAGATATTCTTGCAACTGGTTTTGAAGATGATTTGTGGAGTCCTCTAGCAGATTTTATTGGTCTTGCAGCATCAGCTTCACTCAATAGTGTTATAGCTGTTCACTCACCTGGTAGCGATGGTGAGTTATCTCAGGAGTATGTATTGAAAAGAATTTCACTAGTTGCTGAAAATGGTGGTTATTTGGGTGCTAGAGGTGTTACGAAGGAGGATGTTGAAAACCTTGAAAAAATACTTGAAGTTGTTGAAAGTGAGGCAAGTAGAGCAACATTGTTAGCTGCCAAAGGGGTTTGGGGATTTACTGCTTTGAGAAAGGGAAGTAGAGAATCATTCATAACACCAGTAAATCTCCTAACGTTCTTTCTAGACGCAAAAACTGTTGCATCTCTAAACCCTGTAATCAAGGAGATTAACAATTGCGAAGAGATTGAGTGTGCAAGAAAAAAGCTTAACAGCTTATGCATATTCACAGAACTTGATCTGGAAGAGGAGGTTTATAAGCTAATTCAAAAAGGTGTTGAAATCAATGGTAATATTCTAGTCGACATAAAGAAGAGGTTTAAAAGCACCTGCAAAACACTTACAAAGCAAAGCTCAAAGCCATAATGAAACAACTTCTAACCTCTTCACCCTTTAATGAATAAATCTAAGGCATTCTCAATTTACTTTAATGAGTTTAAACATCTACTTTACTACTAAAACCTTATAAAGCATTGATCTATTAATTACATACCAAAACCGTTTTGGCTTAGATAAAACCCTAGTTGTGTGGTATGTTAAATGATTTCAAGAACGGAGGCTTTAAATCTTTTGAGAAAGTATTTGGTAGATGAAAAGATGATAAAGCATTGCATTGCTGTTGAAAGCATTATGAGAAGTTTGGCTAGGATGCTT
Above is a genomic segment from Ignisphaera cupida containing:
- a CDS encoding DUF1152 domain-containing protein; translated protein: MFLSRGTKCLLFFAAGGGGDAATASMLSLAARRVGLKSFVASVIWERFVVDPVPGPIPFEEIVGGKIIGNFSMLVNGFSKAFRGGREVIFQAAKTSMVLGEPIAVVDLVKGVYGVMKGLEEIMSYFGCETVVTVDVGGDILATGFEDDLWSPLADFIGLAASASLNSVIAVHSPGSDGELSQEYVLKRISLVAENGGYLGARGVTKEDVENLEKILEVVESEASRATLLAAKGVWGFTALRKGSRESFITPVNLLTFFLDAKTVASLNPVIKEINNCEEIECARKKLNSLCIFTELDLEEEVYKLIQKGVEINGNILVDIKKRFKSTCKTLTKQSSKP